A window of Rhipicephalus microplus isolate Deutch F79 chromosome X, USDA_Rmic, whole genome shotgun sequence genomic DNA:
gaacaggttataggtagcgccacctacggcgagcgattgaacgagagcggggacacgcgctcccataggaaccccgctatctgaacaggtcaggagtgtagtaggtcatggttatGGTTTCGGTTTTGTCACCGCATGGCCAAACTGGAAGGTGTTCTGTGGCATGGCCGCGTAGCCAGACTCGCGCCGTGCTAGTGCTTGCGACTCATGCCTGCCTTACTGCAACCGAAATAGAGTAAAAATCGCTGGAATATCAGTGTTGGTAATCAAATACAAGGTAGGTGCTTAGATGTGTATGATTATGTTAGAGGGCGTGGGTTTCTTATCTTCCACATCATCGTAGATAACACTCAAAGAACACTACAGCAAAGGCTGTGGATTCTGTCATGTCCGTTGATCCGCCTATGTCTCCGCTCTGCCGTGTGCTATGGCCCACGAAAAATAGCGATGTCACACGCTTTTAATTGGATAATACTCGAGTAAGCGTGTCATGTCGACGTAACCACGGACTGGAACCATAGGATTACAAACGTGCGAATTGCATCTTATTTCTTCGAGGTAACAAACACGGTTAGTATTAACTTATGACCGTTAAAGCCACTGAGAACCTCTGaggtgtgacaagtttcagtatTTCCCATTTGTACGATGCAGATTATGGACGATGCTGCCGAGATGACACCACAAACGACATCGAGTGCCGGTGGCGGCGGCAACGACTTCCAGAATTTCGAAGAAACACATCAGCTCCTTCATCCTCTGTCTCACCACACGCAGGTGCTATAGTGATCTCTGCGATGCTCAGGCATTTTCTGTCTTGTCCAGCCGCACCACAACCGCGTCTGATTGCTACAAGTTACTAGAATAACCTAGTAACCAAGCTGTCTAATGTGGGCCGTGCGCTGCACCGCCGTTTTAGTGGCTTGAGTACATAGCTCTATATGCGGTGCTTCTCCCTTTTGCTCTTTCTAGATAATGTACTGCATAAGATGTAGAATGCTTACTTCACGTTTGAAGTTCACGTACGTTACTCCGTCAGTAAAGATGTACAGTTACTCTTATTTCAATGCGAACGTACCCAGTTGCCAgtaagttattattattattattattattattattattattattattattatttgccaTATTGTGGCCTGTGTAAAATCTTCTACATGTACTCCTAAATGTCACCTGATTTGCATTTATTCGTTTTCAAGGTAACCCATCCACCATCTTCATCTCCAAGTCATTCGTCTTCTCGAAAGTCGAGCAAGAAGAAATCGCATAGAAAAAGGCGGCAAGGTAGTGTGTCGCAATCTGTAGCGGACAGCAAGTACAGCACCAACTCTCCTAGGTAACTTTGTTTTTTCGTggagtttatttcttttttacccACTAATGTGGGATCTGTGAAACAGCTTGAGGCTTCTGTCACTGTTGTATAGTCTGTACCTTCAGTACAGTCAATTTTTGGAGGAGTGGAGACTTGGAGGGAGAATGTCTGAtcccccgccacggtgttctagtggctaaggcactctgctgctgacgcgcaggtcgcgggattgaatcccggcagcgcAGCTCTATTTTCAGACAAGGCGAAAAtggcttagatttaggtacacgttaaagaaccctaggtggtcgaaatatctggaGCTCTCCACCAAGGCTCTcttataatcatttggtggttgaGACGTTACACcctgcaattattattattattattattattattattattattattattattattattattattattattattatattgttagAACATCTGATCATCAAATGCATGCTGTTAGGTACATAGCACTTTTATGTGGTCAACATGCATACACTCATTTTACAAGTATGATAACCATATTGGATGTTTTTTACCAATACAAGAGTGACTGAACCTTCCATCTCTTGAGTTTGCTTGCATGAGAAATGACATACCGTAGCTCTACTATTTTTGCAATTATATGAGTTTGCGAGGTTCGTTTGACAGTTCTTGCACAATCTTCATGTGGGAGGTTAGAAAGGCCTCCAGAGACTGGAAGTGCATTTGTTCTTAAGAGCAATGAAGCCGAGTGGTTGCACCTTTCTGCCTTTTCCCAGTCGGTGCCACTTTAGCCAAGATGGTGTTCTTGCATACACTGCTGGCACTAAACATTGCGTGCACAAACGTGAGAGTACCTGCTGAGCAGCTGCAT
This region includes:
- the LOC119161481 gene encoding uncharacterized protein LOC119161481 isoform X4 — encoded protein: MDDAAEMTPQTTSSAGGGGNDFQNFEETHQLLHPLSHHTQVTHPPSSSPSHSSSRKSSKKKSHRKRRQGSVSQSVADSKYSTNSPSSSTVNDEILVPLTVTCDGAIGETSKHFFNSMATASDKKCTATCWTSRQRTSHVLVLSVGCQRSPFTGVCGPFRRFMH
- the LOC119161481 gene encoding uncharacterized protein LOC119161481 isoform X3 gives rise to the protein MDDAAEMTPQTTSSAGGGGNDFQNFEETHQLLHPLSHHTQVTHPPSSSPSHSSSRKSSKKKSHRKRRQGSVSQSVADSKYSTNSPSSSTVNDEILVPLTVGLDAWKPEDDYPDISIWICWNTLPQSTTYHCCGTRHPDLNGSELERIPAGSRTPTTLFDSSQELDHRRLL
- the LOC119161481 gene encoding uncharacterized protein LOC119161481 isoform X6, with translation MDDAAEMTPQTTSSAGGGGNDFQNFEETHQLLHPLSHHTQVTHPPSSSPSHSSSRKSSKKKSHRKRRQGSVSQSVADSKYSTNSPSSSTVNDEILVPLTVPLSTQMAAGHHAVLGKSITSSAEPPYSSGESCVSSAEPRKLV
- the LOC119161481 gene encoding uncharacterized protein LOC119161481 isoform X5 codes for the protein MDDAAEMTPQTTSSAGGGGNDFQNFEETHQLLHPLSHHTQVTHPPSSSPSHSSSRKSSKKKSHRKRRQGSVSQSVADSKYSTNSPSSSTVNDEILVPLTDSKSSAAIELTILEAPSIDSSDIPTVLVQPPSSTPSISASKDEQILEACSKC